Proteins found in one Oncorhynchus keta strain PuntledgeMale-10-30-2019 chromosome 2, Oket_V2, whole genome shotgun sequence genomic segment:
- the LOC118397498 gene encoding retinal rod rhodopsin-sensitive cGMP 3',5'-cyclic phosphodiesterase subunit gamma has product MNLEVPKLEIKSATRVTGGPATPRKGPPKFKQRQTRQFKSKPPKKGIQGFGDDIPGMEGLGTDITVICPWEAFNHLELSELAKYGII; this is encoded by the exons ATGAATCTCGAGGTCCCCAAGTTGGAGATCAAGTCTGCCACCCGTGTCACCGGGGGCCCTGCCACGCCACGCAAGGGACCCCCTAAATTCAAGCAGAGACAGACTCGCCAGTTCAAGAGCAAGCCCCCCAAGAAGGGAATCCAGGG CTTTGGTGATGATATCCCTGGAATGGAGGGTTTAGGCACTG ACATCACAGTCATCTGCCCCTGGGAGGCCTTCAACCACCTGGAGCTTAGCGAGCTGGCCAAGTATGGTATCATCTAA